The Deltaproteobacteria bacterium sequence GCCGGGGTTAATAATTTCCAGCATAACCCACGTTGGCAAGGGGCAGGCACTTTTTTGCCAACTGTCAGCCATTATGTCTCACCACGAACGGAATATCAATCACTTACACCGTTCGCCCTGAGCTTGTCGAAGGGCTTCGTGACTTTTTACGACACCATCAAGGAGGAGCGAAAAAAAAGGCGGCCACGAGATGTGGCCGCCCGATGAGCGGATTCTACATTTATGAGGACCTCTTACAAAGTCATTAAATATCGTAGTAAAGGAAGAACTCATAGGGATGAGGACGAAGCCGGACGGCGTCGATCTCGTTCTCCCGCTTGTAGGAGAGCCAGGTATCAATGACATCCTGGGTGAAGACGTCTCCTTTCAAAAGATACTGATGATCTTCTTCCAGGGCGTTCAAGGCCTCGTCAAGAGAACTCGGGACGGAGGGAACGCCGGCCAGTTCTTCCGGTGAGAGGTCATAGATATTCTTGTCGAGAGGATCGCCCGGATCGATTTTGTTCTCGATTCCGTCCAGTCCCGCCATGAGCATGGCCGAAAAGGCGAGGTAGGGATTGCAGGTTGCGTCGGGGAACCGCAATTCCACCCGTTTGGTCTTGGGGTTGGCCGAGTACATCGGAATTCTGAGCGCCGCACTCCGGTTCCGGGAAGAGTAAGCCAGATTGACCGGCGCCTCGTAGCCCGGCACGAGCCGCTTGAAGGAGTTGGTGGTCGGGTTGGTGAAGGCGACCAGGCTGGCGGCATGTTTCAGAATCCCGCCCATGAAGTGGAGACCCAGGTCGCTCATGCCGCCGTATTTGTTTCCGGCGAAGAGCGGTTTGCCTTCCTTCCAGATCGAGACATGGGTATGCATCCCCGAGCCGTTGTCCCCGAAGACCGGCTTCGGCATGAAGGTCACGGTCTTGCCGTGCTGGAGAGCGACATTTTTGATGACATATTTATACCGGAGGAGCTGGTCGGCCATCTTGGACAGCGGCGAGAATTTCATGTCGATCTCCGCCTGGCCTGCCGTGGCCACTTCGTGGTGCTGGGCTTCGATGATGATCCCCATCTCCTCAAGCTTGAGGGTCATCTCGGAGCGGATGTCCTGCTGGCTGTCGGTCGGGGGCACGGGAAAGTATCCTTCCTTGTGGCGCGGTTTGTACCCTAAGTTCGGGTTCTCTTCCCGACCGGTGTTCCAGATCCCCTCTTTGGAGTCGACGAAGTAATAACCGCACTGGGCGTTCTGGTCGAAGCGGATATCGTCGAAGATAAAGAATTCCGCCTCGGGGCCGAAAAAGGCCGTATCGCCGATCCCCGTTGATTTCAGATAGGCCTCCGCCTTGTGGGCGATGTGCCGGGGGTCACGGGAGTAACGTTCCTTCGTGATCGGATCGACGATGTCGCAGATCATGATCAGGGTCGGATGCTGGGTAAAGGGATCCATCAGGGCCGTATCGGGGTCGGGGATGACCAGCATGTCCGAGGCGTTGATGGCCTGCCAGCCTCTGATGCTCGATCCGTCGAAACCGAGGCCTTCCTCGAAGATCGATTCTTCCAGTTCATGGATCGGAACGGAGAAATGTTGCCAGAGTCCCGGAAAATCCATGAACCGAAGATCGAGTATCTTGGCTCCATTTTCCTCGGCGAACTTCAAAACCTCTTTGGGTGTCATGGTGCGTCTCCTTCTACTGGTTATAATTTTGGATAAGGAAGGGATCAGAGGGCCTCT is a genomic window containing:
- the glnA gene encoding type I glutamate--ammonia ligase; translated protein: MTPKEVLKFAEENGAKILDLRFMDFPGLWQHFSVPIHELEESIFEEGLGFDGSSIRGWQAINASDMLVIPDPDTALMDPFTQHPTLIMICDIVDPITKERYSRDPRHIAHKAEAYLKSTGIGDTAFFGPEAEFFIFDDIRFDQNAQCGYYFVDSKEGIWNTGREENPNLGYKPRHKEGYFPVPPTDSQQDIRSEMTLKLEEMGIIIEAQHHEVATAGQAEIDMKFSPLSKMADQLLRYKYVIKNVALQHGKTVTFMPKPVFGDNGSGMHTHVSIWKEGKPLFAGNKYGGMSDLGLHFMGGILKHAASLVAFTNPTTNSFKRLVPGYEAPVNLAYSSRNRSAALRIPMYSANPKTKRVELRFPDATCNPYLAFSAMLMAGLDGIENKIDPGDPLDKNIYDLSPEELAGVPSVPSSLDEALNALEEDHQYLLKGDVFTQDVIDTWLSYKRENEIDAVRLRPHPYEFFLYYDI